The following proteins are encoded in a genomic region of Streptomyces sp. SLBN-31:
- the lexA gene encoding transcriptional repressor LexA: MTTTADSATITAQDRSQGRLEPVHAMNEAVNPEAHKRSLPGRPPGIRADSSGLTDRQRRVIEVIRDSVQRRGYPPSMREIGQAVGLSSTSSVAHQLMALERKGFLRRDPHRPRAYEVRGSDQGAAVQPTDTAGKPAASYVPLVGRIAAGGPILAEESVEDVFPLPRQLVGDGELFVLKVVGDSMIEAAICDGDWVTVRRQPVAENGDIVAAMLDGEATVKRFKREDGHVWLLPHNSAYEPIPGDDATILGKVVAVLRRV; this comes from the coding sequence GTGACCACCACCGCAGACAGTGCCACCATCACTGCCCAGGACCGCTCCCAGGGCCGACTCGAGCCGGTGCATGCGATGAACGAAGCCGTGAACCCAGAGGCGCACAAGCGGTCCCTGCCGGGCCGACCTCCAGGTATCCGGGCCGACAGTTCGGGGCTCACCGACCGGCAGCGCCGGGTGATCGAGGTCATCCGGGACTCGGTGCAGCGACGCGGCTACCCGCCGTCGATGCGGGAGATCGGCCAGGCGGTCGGCCTCTCCAGCACCTCCTCCGTCGCACACCAGCTGATGGCACTGGAGCGCAAGGGCTTCCTGCGCCGCGACCCGCACCGCCCGCGGGCCTACGAGGTCCGCGGCTCCGACCAGGGCGCCGCCGTGCAGCCCACCGACACCGCCGGCAAGCCGGCCGCGTCGTACGTCCCGCTGGTCGGCCGTATCGCCGCCGGTGGCCCCATCCTCGCCGAGGAGTCGGTCGAGGACGTCTTCCCTCTCCCCCGCCAGCTGGTCGGCGACGGCGAGCTGTTCGTCCTGAAGGTCGTCGGTGACTCGATGATCGAGGCCGCGATCTGCGACGGCGACTGGGTCACCGTCCGCCGTCAGCCCGTCGCGGAGAACGGCGACATCGTCGCCGCGATGCTCGACGGAGAGGCCACCGTGAAGCGCTTCAAGCGCGAGGACGGCCACGTCTGGCTCCTGCCGCACAACTCCGCCTACGAGCCGATTCCCGGCGACGACGCGACCATCCTCGGCAAGGTGGTGGCCGTGCTGCGGCGTGTCTGA
- the nrdR gene encoding transcriptional regulator NrdR yields the protein MHCPFCRHPDSRVVDSRTTDDGTSIRRRRQCPDCSRRFTTVETCSLMVVKRSGVTEPFSRTKVINGVRKACQGRPVTEDALAQLGQRVEEAVRATGSAELTTHDVGLAILGPLQELDLVAYLRFASVYRAFDSLEDFEAAIAELRDGTRSAAADDEDRRDAVAGSQEDDGGPGGTVQVPEPAHAAD from the coding sequence ATGCACTGCCCCTTCTGCAGGCACCCCGACAGCCGGGTGGTCGACAGTCGTACGACCGACGACGGCACGTCGATCCGCAGGCGCCGCCAGTGCCCTGACTGCTCCCGTCGTTTCACGACCGTGGAGACGTGCTCGCTCATGGTGGTCAAGCGGTCCGGAGTCACCGAGCCCTTCAGCCGTACGAAGGTCATCAACGGCGTGCGCAAGGCATGCCAGGGACGGCCTGTCACCGAGGACGCGCTCGCCCAGCTCGGCCAACGGGTCGAGGAGGCGGTGCGGGCCACCGGGAGCGCCGAACTGACCACCCACGACGTGGGGCTGGCCATACTCGGCCCGTTGCAGGAACTCGATCTCGTCGCTTACCTGCGGTTCGCCTCCGTCTACCGGGCGTTCGACTCGCTCGAGGACTTCGAGGCGGCCATCGCGGAACTGAGGGACGGGACGCGCAGCGCAGCCGCGGACGACGAAGACCGCCGGGACGCTGTCGCGGGGAGCCAGGAAGACGACGGCGGGCCAGGAGGGACCGTGCAGGTCCCCGAGCCCGCCCACGCCGCCGACTGA
- a CDS encoding YdbC family protein has protein sequence MLVKWIRCTVVDRRGFERGQRKWAGLLGEPGFRGQGGGWSRGRPGVAHIFSFWESRSFYDSFMARSHDRLAASQSGTFKDTQVKLFDYRFDVKTGFEPRFTDADLVRVALCRVHEERAEHFTLMQEKVWNPAMAGSPGMIRGLFGEAPGHEFLVLSMWRSAAEHGKYRAERVERLALRAQIEADVAALTGDIVALEPTWTV, from the coding sequence GTGCTGGTCAAGTGGATTCGCTGCACCGTGGTGGACCGCCGCGGGTTCGAGCGGGGGCAGCGAAAGTGGGCGGGGCTTCTGGGGGAGCCGGGGTTTCGGGGACAGGGCGGTGGCTGGAGCCGGGGGCGACCCGGTGTGGCGCACATCTTCTCCTTCTGGGAGAGCCGTTCCTTCTACGACTCCTTCATGGCGCGTTCCCACGACCGGCTCGCCGCGTCGCAGTCCGGCACGTTCAAGGACACCCAGGTCAAGCTGTTCGACTACCGCTTCGACGTGAAGACCGGCTTCGAGCCGCGCTTCACGGACGCGGACCTGGTGCGCGTGGCCCTGTGCCGCGTACACGAGGAGCGCGCCGAGCACTTCACCCTGATGCAGGAGAAGGTCTGGAACCCCGCCATGGCCGGCTCGCCGGGCATGATCCGCGGGCTGTTCGGGGAGGCCCCCGGTCACGAGTTCCTGGTGCTCTCCATGTGGCGGTCGGCCGCGGAACACGGCAAGTACCGCGCCGAGCGGGTCGAGCGGCTCGCCCTGCGCGCCCAGATCGAGGCGGACGTCGCGGCCCTCACCGGGGACATCGTGGCGCTCGAACCGACCTGGACGGTGTGA
- a CDS encoding IucA/IucC family protein produces MRAYRQVEHASSAAAPGSSPRGPEPPKRTTVNTTRTQGPAPSDDRTTERVPEQRARAATDAVDPLEHTDPRIAADAAALENLLRCWVRETGVAAVPDDGVLRIPLPACGTELHVPVRYWSPTGWHGFGRPRFAGTPDRLPPADAVTVAALLARETAPGAGSASANASAGAGPDLVARVADSVRRTAVFVRERRDDRADGTDLFLTAEQALVLGHPFHPTPKSREGLSEAEARRYSPESRGRFPLHWLALAPAVLATDSAWTERGRPVPAPLLTARLAGAELPLPDGFAALPLHPWQLREVRQRTETAALFDAGLLRDLGAHGAAWCPTSSVRTVHRTGAPAMLKLSLGLQITNSRRENLRKELHRGVEVHRLLRTGLAQRWRAAHPGFDIVRDPAWLAVDGPDGNPVPGLDVVIRHNPFTPSDDVCCVAGLVSPRPQGRPGVPAQFPPADGPVMRSRLDALITRLAGRTGRPRRAVAAEWFLRYLDRVVRPVLWLDAEAGIALEAHQQNTLLLLDADGWPVGGRYRDNQGYYFRASRRAELDARLPGIGEHSETFVSDEVTDERFAYYLAINNVFGLIGALGSQRLADERLLLAAFRRFLGVIACGPDRLRTPLPALLLDSPVLRCKANLLTRLHGLDELVGPVDTQSVYVTVANPLHPSYPRNMPHPAF; encoded by the coding sequence GTGCGTGCGTACAGACAGGTCGAGCACGCAAGTAGCGCGGCAGCACCCGGCTCGTCACCGCGCGGGCCGGAACCACCGAAGAGGACCACTGTGAACACCACCCGCACCCAGGGCCCAGCCCCCTCCGACGACCGGACGACGGAAAGAGTCCCCGAGCAGCGGGCCCGGGCCGCGACCGACGCCGTCGATCCGCTGGAGCACACCGACCCCCGCATCGCCGCCGATGCCGCGGCCCTCGAGAATCTGCTGCGGTGCTGGGTGCGCGAGACCGGCGTGGCGGCGGTCCCCGACGACGGCGTTCTCCGCATCCCGCTGCCCGCCTGCGGCACGGAACTGCACGTTCCGGTCCGGTACTGGTCCCCGACGGGATGGCACGGCTTCGGCCGCCCGCGCTTCGCCGGAACCCCCGACCGGCTCCCGCCCGCCGACGCCGTCACGGTCGCCGCCCTCCTCGCCCGCGAGACCGCCCCCGGCGCCGGGTCCGCGTCGGCGAATGCCTCGGCGGGCGCCGGTCCCGACCTGGTCGCGCGGGTCGCCGACTCCGTCCGCCGTACCGCCGTCTTCGTCCGCGAGCGCAGGGACGACCGCGCCGACGGCACCGACCTCTTCCTCACGGCCGAGCAGGCACTCGTCCTCGGACACCCCTTCCACCCCACCCCGAAGAGCCGTGAAGGTCTCTCCGAGGCCGAGGCGCGCCGGTACTCACCGGAGTCGCGCGGCCGCTTCCCCCTGCACTGGCTGGCCCTCGCACCCGCCGTGCTCGCCACGGACTCCGCCTGGACCGAGCGCGGCCGTCCCGTCCCCGCGCCACTGCTCACCGCCCGCCTCGCCGGAGCCGAACTGCCGCTGCCCGACGGCTTCGCAGCCCTTCCGCTGCACCCCTGGCAGCTCCGCGAAGTCCGGCAGCGGACGGAGACCGCGGCCCTCTTCGACGCCGGGCTGCTCCGCGACCTCGGCGCCCACGGCGCCGCCTGGTGTCCCACCTCCTCCGTGCGCACGGTCCACCGGACCGGCGCGCCCGCGATGCTCAAGCTCTCCCTGGGACTGCAGATCACCAACTCCCGCCGCGAGAACCTCCGCAAGGAACTGCACCGGGGCGTCGAGGTCCACCGCCTGCTGCGCACCGGCCTCGCCCAGCGCTGGCGGGCCGCGCACCCGGGCTTCGACATCGTCCGTGACCCGGCCTGGCTCGCCGTCGACGGGCCGGACGGCAACCCCGTGCCGGGCCTCGACGTGGTGATCCGGCACAACCCGTTCACCCCCTCTGACGACGTCTGCTGCGTCGCCGGACTGGTCTCGCCCCGCCCGCAGGGCCGGCCGGGTGTCCCGGCTCAATTTCCGCCGGCGGACGGGCCGGTCATGCGGTCCCGGCTGGACGCGTTGATCACCCGCCTCGCGGGCCGGACGGGCCGCCCGCGCCGTGCCGTCGCCGCCGAGTGGTTCCTGCGCTACCTGGACCGGGTCGTCCGCCCCGTGCTGTGGCTGGACGCGGAGGCCGGTATCGCCCTGGAGGCCCATCAGCAGAACACGCTGCTCCTGCTGGACGCGGACGGGTGGCCCGTGGGCGGCCGTTACCGCGACAACCAGGGCTACTACTTCCGCGCATCCCGCCGCGCCGAACTCGACGCGCGGCTGCCCGGAATCGGGGAGCACAGCGAGACCTTCGTCTCCGACGAGGTCACCGACGAGCGCTTCGCCTACTACCTCGCGATCAACAACGTCTTCGGTCTCATCGGTGCCCTCGGCTCCCAGCGGCTGGCGGACGAGCGGCTGCTGCTCGCGGCCTTCCGCCGCTTTCTCGGTGTCATCGCCTGCGGTCCCGACCGGCTGCGCACCCCGCTTCCGGCCCTCCTGCTGGACTCACCCGTCCTGCGCTGCAAGGCCAACCTGCTGACCCGGCTCCACGGCCTCGACGAGCTCGTCGGCCCGGTCGACACCCAGTCCGTCTACGTCACCGTCGCCAATCCCCTCCACCCGTCGTACCCGAGGAACATGCCCCACCCCGCCTTCTGA
- a CDS encoding TerD family protein, translated as MNAVNKGIRKVEVAVKWDPSPAGQPPTDLDIVAATYPSGDPYGDPAYVVHFDSRSPDGTIYLNRDSRDGKGFGWDEIMTLELDRLSERYARVVVGVLIQPRPEPRTFVSVINPGLRIREGYTVLAEDDFGDVLGATAATVAEFVRDGSGAWDFHPGIHGHEDDPETFTRTMGRAHQP; from the coding sequence GTGAACGCCGTCAACAAGGGGATCCGCAAGGTCGAGGTCGCGGTCAAGTGGGATCCGAGTCCGGCGGGGCAGCCACCGACCGATCTGGACATCGTCGCCGCCACCTACCCGTCGGGCGACCCGTACGGCGATCCCGCCTACGTGGTGCACTTCGACAGCCGGTCTCCCGACGGCACCATCTATCTCAACCGGGACAGCAGGGACGGCAAGGGCTTCGGCTGGGACGAGATCATGACGCTGGAGCTCGACCGGCTCAGCGAGCGCTACGCGCGCGTGGTGGTCGGCGTCCTCATCCAGCCGCGTCCGGAGCCGCGGACCTTCGTCAGCGTCATCAACCCGGGTCTGCGCATCCGCGAGGGCTACACCGTCCTGGCCGAGGACGACTTCGGTGACGTACTCGGCGCGACGGCGGCGACCGTCGCGGAGTTCGTCCGCGACGGGTCCGGAGCGTGGGACTTCCACCCAGGGATCCACGGCCACGAGGACGACCCGGAGACGTTCACCAGGACCATGGGCCGCGCACACCAGCCCTGA
- a CDS encoding vitamin B12-dependent ribonucleotide reductase, with protein sequence MTETASGPARSSRAKGTKAAANKGLRIERIHTTPGVHPYDEVTWERRDVVMTNWRDGSVNFEQRGVEFPDFWSVNAVNIVTSKYFRGAVGTPQREVSLKQLIDRIVKTYRKAGEDYKYFASPADAEIFEHELAYALLHQIFSFNSPVWFNVGTPQPQQVSACFILSVDDSMESILDWYKEEGMIFKGGSGAGLNLSRIRSSKELLSSGGNASGPVSFMRGADASAGTIKSGGATRRAAKMVILDVDHPDIEDFIETKVKEEEKIRALRDAGFDMDLGGDDITSVQYQNANNSVRVNDEFMKAVEQGGKFGLRARMTGEVIEEVEAKALFRKMAEAAWACADPGIQYDDTINRWHTCPESGRINGSNPCSEYMHLDNTSCNLASLNLMKFLKDDGKGTQSFDVERFAKVVELVITAMDISICFADFPTQKIGENTRAFRQLGIGYANLGALLMATGHAYDSDGGRALAGAITSLMTGTSYKRSAELAAVVGAYDGYVRNATAHNRVMKQHADANTKAVRMDDLDTPIWAAATEAWQDVLRLGEKNGFRNSQASVIAPTGTIGLAMSCDTTGLEPDLALVKFKKLVGGGSMQIVNGTVPQALRRLGYQEEQIEAIVAHIAEHGNVIDAPGLKHEHYEVFDCAMGERSISAMGHVRMMAAIQPWISGALSKTVNLPESATVEDVEEVYFEAWKMGVKALAIYRDNCKVGQPLSAKTKEKEKAEVTEKAEATIRETVEKVIEYRPVRKRLPKGRPGITTSFTVGGAEGYMTANSYPDDGLGEVFLKMSKQGSTLAGMMDAFSIAVSVGLQYGVPLETYVSKFTNMRFEPAGMTDDPDVRMAQSIVDYIFRRLALDFLPFETRSALGIHSAEERQRHLETGSYEQSMDEDEVDVEGLAQSAPRAQELKAVATPRAEVEAAKPAPKQAHTSAELVEMQMGIQADAPLCFSCGTKMQRAGSCYICEGCGSTSGCS encoded by the coding sequence ATGACAGAGACGGCGAGCGGTCCGGCACGGAGTTCCCGCGCCAAGGGCACCAAGGCGGCAGCGAACAAGGGCCTGCGTATCGAGCGCATCCACACCACCCCCGGCGTGCACCCGTACGACGAGGTGACCTGGGAGCGCCGTGACGTCGTCATGACCAACTGGCGCGACGGCTCGGTCAACTTCGAGCAGCGCGGCGTCGAGTTCCCCGACTTCTGGTCGGTGAACGCGGTCAACATCGTCACCAGCAAGTACTTCCGCGGCGCGGTCGGCACCCCGCAGCGCGAGGTGAGCCTCAAGCAGCTCATCGACCGCATCGTGAAGACGTACCGGAAGGCCGGCGAGGACTACAAGTACTTCGCCTCTCCCGCGGACGCCGAGATCTTCGAGCACGAGCTGGCGTACGCCCTCCTGCACCAGATCTTCAGCTTCAACAGCCCCGTCTGGTTCAACGTGGGCACGCCCCAGCCGCAGCAGGTCTCCGCCTGCTTCATCCTGTCCGTCGACGACTCCATGGAGTCGATCCTCGACTGGTACAAGGAAGAGGGCATGATCTTCAAGGGCGGCTCCGGTGCCGGCCTGAACCTCTCCCGCATCCGCTCCTCCAAGGAGCTGCTCTCCTCCGGTGGCAACGCCTCCGGTCCGGTCTCCTTCATGCGCGGCGCCGACGCCTCCGCCGGCACCATCAAGTCCGGTGGTGCCACCCGCCGTGCCGCCAAGATGGTCATCCTGGATGTCGACCACCCCGACATTGAGGACTTCATCGAGACCAAGGTGAAGGAGGAGGAGAAGATCCGCGCCCTGCGCGACGCGGGGTTCGACATGGACCTGGGCGGCGACGACATCACGTCCGTCCAGTACCAGAACGCCAACAACTCGGTCCGTGTCAACGACGAGTTCATGAAGGCCGTCGAGCAGGGCGGCAAGTTCGGCCTGCGCGCGCGGATGACCGGCGAGGTCATCGAAGAGGTCGAGGCCAAGGCCCTGTTCCGCAAGATGGCCGAGGCCGCCTGGGCCTGTGCCGACCCGGGCATCCAGTACGACGACACGATCAACCGCTGGCACACCTGCCCGGAGTCCGGCCGCATCAACGGCTCGAACCCCTGCAGCGAGTACATGCACCTGGACAACACGTCCTGCAACCTCGCCTCGCTGAACCTGATGAAGTTCCTCAAGGACGACGGCAAGGGCACCCAGTCCTTCGACGTCGAGCGCTTCGCCAAGGTCGTCGAGCTCGTCATCACCGCGATGGACATCTCCATCTGCTTCGCGGACTTCCCGACCCAGAAGATCGGCGAGAACACGCGCGCGTTCCGCCAGCTCGGCATCGGCTACGCCAACCTCGGCGCCCTGCTGATGGCGACCGGCCACGCCTACGACTCCGACGGCGGCCGCGCCCTCGCCGGGGCCATCACCTCCCTGATGACCGGCACGTCGTACAAGCGCTCCGCCGAACTCGCCGCGGTCGTCGGCGCGTACGACGGCTACGTCCGCAACGCGACCGCCCACAACCGCGTGATGAAGCAGCACGCCGACGCCAACACCAAGGCCGTCCGCATGGACGACCTCGACACGCCGATCTGGGCCGCCGCCACGGAGGCCTGGCAGGACGTGCTGCGCCTCGGCGAGAAGAACGGTTTCCGTAACTCCCAGGCGTCCGTCATCGCCCCGACCGGCACCATCGGTCTGGCGATGTCCTGCGACACCACCGGCCTGGAGCCCGACCTCGCCCTGGTCAAGTTCAAGAAGCTGGTCGGCGGCGGCTCGATGCAGATCGTCAACGGCACCGTCCCGCAGGCCCTGCGTCGCCTGGGCTACCAGGAGGAGCAGATCGAGGCGATCGTCGCCCACATCGCCGAGCACGGCAATGTGATCGACGCCCCCGGCCTCAAGCACGAGCACTACGAGGTGTTCGACTGCGCCATGGGCGAGCGTTCCATCTCCGCGATGGGTCACGTCCGCATGATGGCCGCGATCCAGCCGTGGATCTCCGGCGCCCTGTCCAAGACGGTCAACCTGCCGGAGTCGGCGACCGTCGAGGACGTCGAGGAGGTCTACTTCGAGGCCTGGAAGATGGGCGTCAAGGCGCTCGCCATCTACCGCGACAACTGCAAGGTCGGCCAGCCGCTCTCCGCCAAGACCAAGGAGAAGGAGAAGGCCGAGGTCACGGAGAAGGCCGAGGCGACCATCCGCGAGACGGTCGAGAAGGTCATCGAGTACCGCCCGGTCCGCAAGCGCCTCCCGAAGGGTCGTCCCGGCATCACGACGTCGTTCACGGTCGGCGGCGCCGAGGGCTACATGACCGCCAACTCCTACCCGGACGACGGTCTCGGCGAGGTCTTCCTGAAGATGTCCAAGCAGGGCTCCACCCTCGCGGGCATGATGGACGCCTTCTCCATCGCCGTGTCCGTCGGCCTCCAGTACGGCGTGCCCCTGGAGACGTACGTCTCGAAGTTCACCAACATGCGCTTCGAGCCGGCCGGTATGACGGACGACCCGGACGTGCGGATGGCGCAGTCGATCGTCGACTACATCTTCCGCCGCCTGGCGCTGGACTTCCTGCCCTTCGAGACGCGGTCCGCGCTCGGCATCCACTCCGCCGAGGAGCGCCAGCGTCACCTGGAGACCGGCTCGTACGAGCAGTCCATGGACGAGGACGAGGTCGACGTCGAGGGCCTGGCCCAGTCGGCGCCGCGCGCCCAGGAGCTGAAGGCCGTCGCCACGCCGCGTGCCGAGGTCGAGGCGGCCAAGCCCGCCCCGAAGCAGGCCCACACCAGCGCCGAACTGGTGGAGATGCAGATGGGCATCCAGGCCGACGCCCCGCTCTGCTTCTCCTGCGGTACGAAGATGCAGCGCGCCGGTTCCTGCTACATCTGCGAGGGCTGCGGCTCGACCAGCGGCTGCAGCTGA
- a CDS encoding histidine phosphatase family protein has protein sequence MARPRRIVLVRHGESRGNVDDTVYEREPDHALALTERGREQAEETGKRLREVFGRERVSVYVSPYRRTHETLRSFHLDPDLIRVREEPRLREQDWGNWQDRDDVRLQKAYRDAYGHFFYRFAQGESGADVYDRVGGFLESLFRSFEDPDHPPNVLLVTHGLAMRLFCMRWFHWTVAEFESLSNPGNAEMRMLVLGDDGKYQLDRPFERWRDPEPYGITG, from the coding sequence ATGGCACGACCACGGCGCATCGTCCTTGTCCGGCACGGGGAGTCAAGGGGCAATGTTGATGACACCGTCTACGAGCGCGAACCCGACCACGCGCTCGCACTGACCGAGCGTGGCCGGGAGCAGGCGGAGGAGACAGGCAAACGGCTGCGGGAGGTCTTCGGCCGCGAGCGCGTCAGCGTGTACGTCTCCCCGTACCGCCGCACCCACGAGACCCTGCGCTCCTTCCACCTCGACCCCGACCTCATCCGGGTGCGCGAGGAGCCCCGGCTGCGCGAGCAGGACTGGGGAAACTGGCAGGACCGCGACGACGTACGCCTCCAGAAGGCCTACCGGGACGCGTACGGGCACTTCTTCTACCGCTTCGCCCAGGGCGAGTCCGGCGCCGACGTGTACGACCGGGTCGGGGGCTTCCTGGAGAGCCTCTTCCGCAGCTTCGAGGACCCCGACCACCCGCCGAACGTGCTGCTCGTGACCCATGGCCTGGCCATGCGGCTGTTCTGCATGCGCTGGTTCCACTGGACTGTCGCGGAGTTCGAGTCCCTGTCGAACCCCGGGAACGCGGAGATGCGGATGCTCGTTCTCGGGGACGACGGCAAGTACCAGCTCGACCGGCCCTTCGAACGCTGGCGGGACCCGGAGCCGTACGGGATCACCGGATAG
- a CDS encoding DUF6215 domain-containing protein, translating to MVDGFADSGRAATEPEKGMSAGAQAIAAVVAVGGLALALWALGGTLRQGPAESGPAKCGAAHRTKPSKGVTGAQLCTALNRPDLPALLGIPDEYAQTADGNESTITSADGSKTSTPEANVDLKTYSLKLSVSDDDVPVADMAAFLGATAQRRTVLGHPAVLYSDRTIALSFNLGGGKASTGPGGIARSLLVARDAEDGGGFYEVSLWRQDFATPDDTALFRVAEKVLPTVPGWRTG from the coding sequence ATGGTCGACGGTTTCGCCGACTCCGGAAGAGCAGCGACTGAGCCCGAGAAGGGCATGAGCGCGGGGGCCCAGGCGATCGCCGCGGTGGTGGCGGTCGGAGGCCTGGCGCTGGCCCTGTGGGCGCTCGGAGGGACCCTGCGACAGGGGCCCGCCGAAAGCGGGCCGGCCAAGTGCGGGGCCGCGCACCGTACAAAGCCGTCGAAGGGCGTGACCGGGGCCCAGCTGTGCACGGCCCTGAACCGACCGGACCTGCCCGCGCTGCTCGGCATCCCGGACGAGTACGCGCAGACCGCCGACGGCAACGAGAGCACCATCACCTCCGCCGACGGCAGCAAGACCAGCACCCCGGAGGCGAACGTCGATCTGAAGACGTACTCCCTCAAGCTCTCGGTGTCCGACGACGACGTCCCGGTGGCCGACATGGCCGCCTTCCTCGGCGCCACCGCGCAGCGCAGGACGGTCCTCGGACATCCCGCGGTCCTCTACTCGGACCGCACCATCGCCCTGAGCTTCAACCTGGGCGGCGGCAAGGCCAGTACCGGCCCGGGCGGCATCGCCAGGAGCCTGCTGGTCGCCAGGGACGCCGAGGACGGCGGCGGGTTCTACGAGGTCTCCCTCTGGCGCCAGGACTTCGCGACGCCCGACGACACGGCGCTGTTCCGCGTCGCCGAGAAGGTACTGCCGACGGTTCCGGGCTGGCGCACGGGCTGA
- a CDS encoding ADP-ribosylglycohydrolase family protein — protein MTPDSSSAGRLDRALASLRGLAVGDALGSQFFVPANYPLLKRRELPPGFWQWTDDTEMACSVVAVLAAHDRIDQDALAQSFAHHHDFDRGYGPAVNRLLRLVREGGDWRELAAALFNGQGSWGNGAAMRIAPLGAWYADDPEQATHQAEISAYPTHQHREAVVGAMAVAAAAALVAAPAGPPSPEALLDGVVALVPKSAVGAGLRRARDMLDYGDPGTVAAVLGCGRRTTAHDTVPFALWSAARALGDYERAFWTTAQVGGDVDTTCAIVGGVVASTRAGEPPADWTARTETLPDWAPRARAASA, from the coding sequence ATGACCCCTGACTCCTCCTCCGCCGGGCGCCTGGACCGCGCCCTGGCCAGCCTCCGTGGACTGGCCGTCGGGGACGCCCTGGGCTCGCAGTTCTTCGTGCCGGCGAACTATCCGCTGCTCAAGCGCCGCGAGCTGCCGCCCGGTTTCTGGCAGTGGACCGACGACACGGAGATGGCCTGCTCCGTGGTCGCCGTACTCGCCGCCCACGACCGCATCGACCAGGACGCCCTCGCCCAGTCCTTCGCCCACCACCACGACTTCGACCGGGGTTACGGCCCCGCCGTCAACCGCCTGCTGCGGCTGGTCCGCGAGGGCGGCGACTGGCGCGAACTGGCCGCCGCGCTCTTCAACGGCCAGGGCTCCTGGGGCAACGGCGCGGCCATGCGGATCGCACCCCTGGGCGCCTGGTACGCGGACGACCCGGAGCAGGCGACGCACCAGGCGGAGATCTCCGCCTACCCCACGCACCAGCACCGCGAGGCCGTCGTCGGCGCCATGGCCGTGGCGGCCGCCGCCGCGCTGGTGGCCGCGCCCGCCGGACCGCCGAGCCCCGAGGCGCTCCTCGACGGCGTCGTCGCGCTCGTCCCGAAGAGCGCCGTCGGCGCGGGCCTGCGGCGCGCCCGGGACATGCTCGACTACGGCGACCCGGGCACCGTCGCGGCCGTACTGGGCTGCGGACGGCGTACGACGGCCCACGACACGGTGCCCTTCGCCCTCTGGTCGGCCGCGCGGGCCCTCGGCGACTACGAGCGGGCCTTCTGGACGACCGCCCAGGTCGGCGGAGACGTGGACACCACCTGCGCGATCGTCGGTGGCGTGGTCGCCTCGACGAGGGCGGGGGAGCCGCCGGCCGACTGGACCGCGCGGACGGAAACACTGCCGGACTGGGCACCGAGGGCGCGAGCGGCTTCGGCCTGA
- a CDS encoding GNAT family N-acetyltransferase has product MPPTDASAHAAPATGTDSGDPTGTCPAESSTDVASTPVAADREAADTAAADCEDTLDLRLPDELLALLEEQGGADDGPGPDGGTAPHLFSATAPHRFPATIDHDLLDRVAEWGPVATPVGTFHLVPVAIERDLPLITRWMNDPAVAEFWELAGAESVTGEHLRAQLDGDGRSVPCVGVLEGTPMSYWEIYRADLDPLARHYPARPHDTGVHLLIGEVADRGRGLGSALLRAVADLALDRRPACARVVAEPALRNTPSVAAFLTAGFRFSAEVDLPDKRAALMVRDRTLRDLL; this is encoded by the coding sequence GTGCCTCCCACCGACGCCAGCGCCCACGCAGCCCCCGCCACCGGCACCGACAGCGGTGATCCGACCGGCACGTGCCCGGCCGAGAGCAGTACCGACGTGGCCTCAACGCCCGTGGCCGCGGACCGCGAGGCCGCGGACACCGCCGCCGCGGACTGCGAGGACACGCTGGACCTGCGTCTGCCCGACGAACTGCTCGCCCTCCTCGAGGAGCAGGGCGGCGCGGACGACGGGCCGGGGCCGGACGGCGGTACGGCTCCACACCTCTTCTCCGCCACGGCTCCGCACCGCTTCCCCGCCACGATCGATCACGATCTTCTCGATCGTGTCGCCGAATGGGGTCCCGTCGCTACCCCCGTCGGCACCTTCCACCTCGTCCCCGTGGCCATCGAGCGGGACCTGCCGCTGATCACCCGCTGGATGAACGACCCGGCCGTCGCCGAATTCTGGGAGCTCGCCGGTGCCGAGAGCGTGACCGGGGAGCATCTGCGGGCCCAGCTCGACGGTGACGGCCGCAGCGTTCCGTGCGTCGGCGTGCTGGAGGGCACTCCGATGAGCTACTGGGAGATCTACCGGGCGGACCTCGACCCGCTGGCCCGCCACTATCCCGCGCGACCCCATGACACCGGCGTCCATCTCCTCATCGGTGAGGTCGCCGACCGGGGGCGAGGTCTCGGCAGCGCGCTCCTTCGAGCGGTGGCCGACCTCGCCCTGGACAGGAGGCCGGCATGCGCACGCGTCGTCGCGGAACCAGCGCTCCGCAACACGCCCTCCGTCGCCGCCTTCCTCACCGCCGGTTTCCGGTTCTCCGCCGAGGTCGACCTGCCCGACAAACGGGCCGCCCTCATGGTCCGGGACCGGACCCTGCGCGATCTGCTGTGA